In one Nicotiana tomentosiformis chromosome 6, ASM39032v3, whole genome shotgun sequence genomic region, the following are encoded:
- the LOC117275943 gene encoding uncharacterized protein → MAPKKKARSGQRDNPTPGVVVDTITDVVGEHPRGENIPPTTTPHDSTIPAENAPIPPPTDIPAPPPSSTTGPSVSDGDLRGAIQMFTQIVASQAQRLNATPTFSSHQGDFVSSRVNQFLQLEPPVFTGTKPEEDPQAFNDEMYKTLRMMRATETEVVELASYHLKEVVYSWAARAVEFENLKQGSMSLCDYHIRFPDLSKDAGYMLPMMEARVRRFVQGLSPLVINEAATTALNSDVNYGKMVAFSQATKTRKLKARMERDDNKKARSVGSFGDSFSGGSGGKVMFKGGS, encoded by the exons atggcacctaagaagaaggcaaggagTGGCCAAAGGGACAATCCCACCCCAGGAGTGGTTGTTGATACTATAACTGATGTtgtgggtgagcacccgaggggtgagaataTTCCCCCAACCACAACACCTCATGATTCTACTATTCCTGCTGAGAATGCACCGATtcctcctccaactgatattccagctCCACCTCCATCCTCAACCACCGGTCCTAGTGTTTCTGATGGGGACCTTAGGGGAGCAATACAGATGTtcactcagatagtggcttctcaggcccagagattgaATGCTACACCTACCTTTTCTAGTCACCAAGGGGATTTTGTTAGTTCCAGGGTAAACCAATTCCTTCAATTGGAACCTCCGGTATTCACGGGTACTAagcccgaggaggacccccaggcaTTTAATGATGAGATGTACAAGACACTTCGTATGATGCGTGCCACTGAGACAGAAGTAGTGGAATTGGCCTCGTATCACCTGAAGGAAGTGGTGTATTCATG ggcagcccgtgCTGTCGAGTTTGAGAACTTGAAGCAAGGTAGTATGAGTTTATGTGACTACCATATAAGGTTTCCAGATCTTTCAAAGGATGCTGGCTATATGTTGCCCATGATGGAGGCCAGGGTTCGcaggtttgtgcagggccttagccctttggttattaacgAAGCCGCTACAACCGCCTTGAATTCTGAtgtgaactatgggaagatggtagcattttctcaagccacaaaGACCCGAAAATTGAAGGCCAGGATGGAGCGAGATGATAACAAGAAGGCCCGGTCCGTGGGCAGCTTTGGTGATTCTTTTAGTGGTGGTAGTGGTGGAAAGGTGATGTTTAAGGGAGGGTCATAG